The following are encoded in a window of Dehalococcoidia bacterium genomic DNA:
- a CDS encoding ABC transporter permease, with amino-acid sequence GDLGMSIGNIAATSALQVLVGMVFGTLALALGAGTGRTSVALFGAAGAALAFHLLTSLAKISDALERIAWLSPFHYYLGSDPLNTGMDWRNAIVLIALSVILFSISLALFRRRDLR; translated from the coding sequence GGCGATCTCGGGATGTCCATTGGCAACATAGCCGCGACATCCGCGCTCCAGGTGCTGGTGGGCATGGTGTTTGGCACCCTCGCGCTGGCCCTGGGCGCCGGCACAGGACGCACGTCAGTCGCTCTCTTTGGGGCTGCGGGAGCAGCTCTTGCCTTCCACCTGTTGACGTCGCTCGCCAAAATCAGCGATGCGCTTGAGAGAATCGCATGGCTGTCGCCATTCCACTACTACCTGGGCAGCGACCCGCTCAACACAGGCATGGACTGGCGTAACGCCATCGTCCTGATCGCGCTGTCGGTCATCCTCTTCAGCATATCTTTGGCGCTCTTTCGAAGACGTGACCTAAGGTAG
- a CDS encoding YciI family protein: MRVMVIVKATSDSEAGILPSPELIEAMGDFNQQLVEAGIMKDGDGLKPSSEGKRVAFDGDGRTVIDGPFPAVGELVAGFWLWEVKDMDEALEWVKRCPNPMPGPSEIEIRPLYEIEDFAEVMTQEQIGYE; this comes from the coding sequence TTGAGAGTAATGGTCATAGTCAAAGCTACCTCCGACAGTGAGGCCGGCATCCTGCCTTCCCCTGAACTCATCGAGGCGATGGGAGATTTTAACCAGCAGTTGGTCGAGGCTGGCATCATGAAGGACGGCGACGGACTCAAGCCATCATCTGAGGGGAAAAGAGTAGCCTTCGACGGTGACGGCCGTACTGTCATCGATGGTCCCTTCCCGGCCGTCGGTGAACTGGTGGCGGGATTCTGGCTGTGGGAAGTTAAGGACATGGACGAGGCCCTGGAGTGGGTGAAGCGCTGTCCCAACCCAATGCCGGGCCCCAGCGAAATCGAGATCCGGCCGCTCTACGAGATCGAAGACTTCGCCGAGGTCATGACGCAGGAGCAGATTGGCTACGAATAA
- a CDS encoding DUF1801 domain-containing protein: protein MPSKTPRRSKNATGEVRLLSGGNPQIAKADGDAPVQAYIAAMPEWKSDLGRSLDDLIVCAVPNVRKAVRWNSPWYGVEGMGWFVSYHVFTRYVKVTFLNGASLSPEPPGSGKDPDARWVDIYEDELDEEQMEEWVRQSAAIPGWDGFDTL, encoded by the coding sequence ATGCCCAGCAAGACGCCCAGGAGATCAAAGAACGCTACCGGGGAGGTAAGACTCCTCTCAGGTGGCAACCCGCAGATTGCGAAGGCTGACGGCGATGCGCCGGTGCAGGCGTACATCGCGGCGATGCCGGAGTGGAAGAGTGATCTCGGACGCAGTCTCGACGACCTGATAGTGTGTGCTGTGCCCAACGTTAGAAAGGCTGTGAGGTGGAACTCGCCCTGGTACGGCGTTGAGGGCATGGGGTGGTTTGTGAGCTACCACGTCTTCACCCGCTACGTGAAGGTGACCTTCCTGAACGGCGCGTCGCTGAGTCCGGAGCCGCCCGGCTCTGGCAAGGACCCGGACGCCCGCTGGGTCGACATCTACGAGGATGAGCTCGACGAGGAGCAGATGGAAGAGTGGGTCAGACAATCGGCGGCCATACCCGGCTGGGACGGGTTCGACACGCTGTAA
- a CDS encoding S9 family peptidase, which produces MTKTTKSKLSLDQILSIRAVVGAEPPQWSPDGTRVLYVSSQGDTAELWSVPADGGFPTRLTVGAGDGGAAPRIPLWSPDGAHVSCVSKKSGNDEVWMWPFNGEAAFQLTSLGGRIHSMNWSPDGSSVAVSCNRYGSYDVYIVDVPTGRATRLTDGPLYAVNPVFTPDSQHMLYVRLDDKWEDHDVIRTTLDGADQQIVLQDTDFFDYSYGATFGYPRVSFDGERVHFRSQRSGHINIWTSPIDGGEPEPLAPEEAEQGDAAWSPTDQRVVYTSNHNGTLELRVADALGGESRALFSPEMGVCSMPQWSPDGSHVVFRYGTPTSPSELWSVSQEDGEVRKLTDSGNGSDITDRLTAPEKITYESFDGLTIHAYLYSPESRNGGKKHPGLLFIHGGPTNQFGDDFQPYVQYFVQRGYVVLLPNVRGSSGYGKAFEELNDRDWGGGDLKDAIAGADFLKGLVYVDADAIGITGTSYGAILSMCAVTFAPGVFQAAVPMSGYSDWPRLRHVLELRHMKLLEHEFGTFEENEEVWYRSSPFYSVKDATTPTFVLHGEGREDWPETSEDFAIELKRQYKTAEYKVYPDDGFYVSTLPNVRQMLKDSADFFDRYLRT; this is translated from the coding sequence TTGACCAAGACGACTAAATCGAAGCTAAGCTTGGATCAAATCCTGTCTATCCGTGCGGTGGTGGGCGCGGAGCCGCCCCAATGGTCGCCGGACGGTACCCGGGTCCTCTATGTATCGTCCCAAGGGGACACGGCGGAGCTATGGAGCGTTCCAGCCGATGGAGGATTCCCAACCCGCCTGACAGTTGGGGCAGGGGATGGAGGCGCCGCACCTCGAATTCCACTCTGGTCTCCCGACGGCGCCCACGTCTCCTGCGTCTCGAAGAAGAGCGGCAACGATGAGGTATGGATGTGGCCGTTTAATGGAGAAGCAGCGTTCCAACTCACGTCTCTGGGTGGGCGCATCCACTCGATGAACTGGTCTCCCGACGGTAGCAGCGTCGCGGTCTCATGCAACCGCTACGGCTCGTACGACGTCTACATTGTGGACGTACCAACTGGTAGGGCTACTCGGCTTACCGATGGGCCGCTCTACGCCGTGAATCCAGTGTTTACTCCCGACAGCCAGCACATGCTGTACGTCCGTCTGGATGACAAGTGGGAGGACCACGACGTTATTAGGACCACGCTGGACGGTGCAGATCAGCAGATCGTACTTCAGGACACCGACTTCTTCGACTACAGCTACGGCGCGACTTTCGGCTATCCGCGAGTCTCGTTTGACGGTGAGCGCGTCCACTTCCGCAGCCAGCGCAGCGGGCACATAAACATCTGGACGTCGCCAATTGACGGTGGCGAGCCTGAACCTCTGGCGCCCGAGGAGGCGGAACAGGGCGACGCTGCCTGGTCCCCCACAGATCAGCGGGTCGTCTACACCTCCAATCATAACGGCACACTAGAATTGCGGGTGGCTGACGCACTCGGAGGAGAATCAAGGGCGCTGTTCTCACCTGAGATGGGAGTATGCTCCATGCCGCAGTGGTCGCCGGATGGGTCGCACGTCGTCTTCCGATATGGCACACCGACGTCGCCTTCCGAGCTCTGGAGTGTATCCCAGGAAGACGGCGAGGTCAGGAAGCTAACTGATTCGGGTAATGGTAGTGACATCACCGACCGCCTCACCGCGCCCGAGAAGATCACCTACGAGAGCTTCGACGGCCTCACCATACACGCGTATCTTTACAGCCCCGAGAGCCGAAACGGAGGAAAAAAACATCCGGGACTGCTCTTCATCCACGGCGGACCCACAAACCAGTTCGGCGACGACTTCCAGCCATATGTCCAGTACTTCGTCCAGCGCGGCTACGTGGTGCTGCTTCCCAACGTGAGGGGGAGTTCTGGCTACGGCAAAGCCTTCGAGGAACTGAACGACAGGGACTGGGGTGGAGGCGACCTGAAAGACGCCATTGCTGGAGCCGATTTCCTGAAGGGGCTTGTGTACGTGGATGCTGATGCCATCGGCATCACAGGAACAAGCTACGGTGCCATCCTCTCCATGTGCGCTGTCACCTTCGCGCCGGGCGTGTTCCAGGCGGCGGTCCCCATGTCCGGCTACAGCGACTGGCCGAGACTGCGGCACGTGCTGGAGCTTCGCCACATGAAGCTCCTGGAGCACGAGTTCGGGACCTTCGAGGAAAACGAGGAGGTCTGGTACCGCAGCTCCCCGTTCTACAGTGTCAAGGACGCGACCACGCCGACTTTCGTCCTTCACGGAGAGGGCAGGGAGGACTGGCCTGAAACCTCAGAGGACTTCGCTATCGAGTTGAAACGGCAATACAAGACTGCCGAGTACAAGGTGTACCCCGACGACGGCTTCTACGTGAGTACCCTGCCCAACGTCAGGCAGATGCTCAAGGACTCCGCCGACTTCTTCGACCGCTACCTCCGAACTTAG